One stretch of Lysobacter sp. KIS68-7 DNA includes these proteins:
- a CDS encoding acetyl-CoA C-acetyltransferase — protein MLHGRPVAILGGVRIPFCKQNTAYSDVGNLGMSVRTLGALVEKFGLHGQQLGEVALGAVIKHSSDWNLGREATLSSGLSPLTPGITLQRACGTGLDAIVHIANKIATGQIEVGVGGGSDTTSDVPIVYGQSLRRRVLSAAMAKTTKDKLAAFKGFHLRELKPDFPGVAEPRTGKSMGEHCEDMAKEWNISRDSQDELAVASHHKLAAAYERGFFDDLVVSFRGVTRDNILRADTSIEKLATLKPAFDKTSGRGTLTAGNSTPLTDGASACLVATDEWAQAHDLEVLCHLRDAHVSAVDFVHGEGLLMAPTIAVAEMLRRNGLTLQDFDFYEIHEAFAAQVLCTLRAWESQDYCRNRLGLEAPMGRIDPLKINPNGSSLAAGHPFAATGARIVATAAKELKQRGSGRCLVSICTAGGMGVVAILER, from the coding sequence ATGTTGCACGGCCGTCCCGTCGCCATCCTAGGCGGCGTCCGCATCCCCTTCTGCAAGCAGAACACGGCCTACAGCGATGTCGGGAACCTGGGCATGTCGGTGCGCACGCTCGGCGCGCTCGTCGAAAAGTTCGGCCTTCACGGCCAGCAGCTGGGCGAGGTCGCGCTCGGTGCGGTGATCAAGCACTCAAGCGACTGGAACCTGGGGCGTGAAGCCACGCTGTCCTCGGGCCTGTCGCCGCTTACGCCCGGCATCACGCTGCAGCGCGCCTGCGGCACCGGGCTCGATGCGATCGTGCACATCGCCAACAAGATCGCGACGGGGCAGATCGAAGTGGGCGTCGGCGGCGGGTCGGACACCACCTCCGACGTGCCGATCGTCTATGGCCAGTCGCTGCGCCGCCGCGTGCTCTCCGCAGCGATGGCGAAAACCACCAAGGACAAGCTCGCCGCGTTCAAGGGCTTCCACCTGCGCGAGCTCAAGCCCGATTTCCCCGGAGTGGCCGAACCGCGCACCGGCAAGTCGATGGGCGAACACTGCGAGGACATGGCGAAGGAGTGGAACATCTCCCGCGATTCGCAGGACGAGCTCGCCGTCGCATCACACCACAAGCTCGCCGCGGCCTACGAGCGCGGTTTCTTCGATGACCTGGTGGTGAGCTTCCGCGGCGTCACGCGCGACAACATCCTGCGCGCCGATACGTCCATCGAAAAGCTCGCCACGCTCAAGCCCGCGTTCGACAAGACCAGCGGGCGCGGCACGCTCACGGCCGGCAACTCGACGCCGCTCACCGATGGTGCGTCCGCGTGCCTGGTGGCCACCGACGAATGGGCGCAGGCGCACGACCTGGAAGTGCTGTGCCACCTGCGCGATGCGCATGTCTCCGCCGTCGACTTCGTGCACGGCGAAGGCCTGCTGATGGCGCCGACGATCGCGGTGGCGGAGATGCTCCGCCGCAACGGGCTCACGCTGCAGGATTTCGATTTCTACGAGATCCACGAAGCCTTCGCCGCGCAGGTGCTGTGCACGCTGCGCGCGTGGGAAAGCCAGGATTACTGCCGCAACCGGCTCGGGCTCGAGGCGCCGATGGGGCGCATCGATCCTTTGAAGATCAATCCGAACGGATCCTCGCTCGCGGCGGGGCATCCGTTCGCGGCGACGGGTGCGCGCATCGTCGCCACCGCCGCGAAGGAACTGAAGCAGCGCGGCAGCGGGCGGTGCCTGGTGTCGATCTGCACCGCCGGCGGGATGGGCGTGGTCGCGATCCTCGAGCGCTGA
- a CDS encoding GNAT family N-acetyltransferase: MTHALRIRAAHAADATLIAEWNAAMAMETEGKHLDPATVHAGVTNGIADPAKSRYFIAMEDAAVAGAETLGVPVGTLMLTTEWSDWRNGHWWWIQSVYVPPQHRRKGVFSALYRHVESLAREAPDVVGLRLFVEHANANAQRTYAAMGMQDEGYKVYYARTDSA; the protein is encoded by the coding sequence ATGACGCACGCCCTCCGCATCCGCGCGGCGCACGCCGCAGACGCCACGCTCATCGCCGAATGGAACGCGGCGATGGCGATGGAGACCGAAGGCAAGCACCTGGATCCGGCCACCGTGCACGCGGGCGTGACCAACGGCATCGCCGATCCGGCGAAGTCGCGCTACTTCATCGCCATGGAAGACGCTGCGGTGGCGGGCGCGGAAACGCTCGGCGTTCCCGTCGGCACGCTCATGCTCACCACCGAGTGGAGCGACTGGCGCAACGGCCACTGGTGGTGGATCCAGAGCGTGTACGTGCCGCCGCAACATCGGCGCAAGGGCGTGTTTTCCGCGCTGTACCGCCATGTCGAATCGCTCGCGCGCGAGGCGCCCGATGTCGTCGGCCTGCGCCTGTTCGTCGAACATGCCAATGCGAATGCGCAGCGCACGTATGCCGCGATGGGCATGCAGGACGAGGGCTACAAGGTGTACTACGCGCGCACCGACAGCGCGTAA
- a CDS encoding superoxide dismutase family protein — protein MRNLAFAVLASAIVAGCSSSTPKTAEPQQPTAQSTAMHAQANLASASGSLVSGRVEFDPMGDGVHLTGTIGGLQPNSVHGIHVHEKGDCSAADASSAGGHFNPAGSAHGRASSTTHHAGDMDNITAGADGTAAISIHLAGVTLGGGAANDIANRALVVHAAADDYTTQPSGNSGARVACGVIRITQ, from the coding sequence ATGCGCAACCTCGCCTTCGCCGTTCTCGCCTCCGCCATCGTTGCGGGCTGCAGCAGCTCGACGCCCAAGACCGCGGAACCGCAGCAACCCACGGCGCAAAGCACCGCGATGCACGCGCAAGCCAACCTCGCCTCCGCGTCGGGCAGCCTGGTCAGCGGTCGCGTCGAATTCGATCCGATGGGCGACGGCGTGCATCTCACCGGCACCATCGGCGGCCTGCAGCCCAACAGCGTGCATGGCATCCATGTGCACGAGAAGGGCGATTGCAGCGCGGCCGATGCGAGCAGCGCGGGCGGGCACTTCAATCCTGCCGGCAGTGCGCACGGGCGTGCGAGTTCCACCACGCACCATGCGGGCGACATGGACAACATCACGGCCGGCGCCGACGGCACGGCGGCGATCAGCATCCACCTCGCCGGCGTGACGCTCGGCGGCGGCGCAGCGAACGACATCGCCAATCGCGCACTGGTCGTGCACGCCGCGGCGGACGACTACACCACGCAACCCTCCGGCAATTCCGGCGCGCGCGTGGCCTGCGGCGTCATCCGCATCACGCAATGA
- the ntrC gene encoding nitrogen regulation protein NR(I), translated as MPCEPARIWIVDDDRAVRFVLATALREAGYAVDGFENARDALAALRDRGAPALLFTDVRMPGEDGLALLDKLKAAAPQLPVIVMSAYTDIASTAGAFRGGAYEFLSKPFDLDAAVALAGRAIPEQGSAVVAPAAAPAFNTDLIGDTPAMRALFRSIGRLAQAPLSVLITGETGTGKELVARALHRESPRAHRPFVALNTAAIPAELLESELFGHEAGAFTGAQKRHVGRFEQADGGTLFLDEIGDMPLSLQTRLLRVLAEGEFFRVGGRELIRVDVRVIAATHQDLERLVADGRFRADVLHRLDVVRLQLPPLRERRDDVPALAERFLAAAARKLDTPAKKFTKPALERLKRHDWPGNVRELENLCWRLVALAPGDTIGTAELDAAFVRTSERAGQGEDWEVGLASWARMRLADGAPDLHGEALAKFEHVLFDAALEHTHGHRGEAASRLGLGRNTLTRKLGPGRKRP; from the coding sequence ATGCCGTGTGAACCTGCTCGCATCTGGATCGTCGACGACGATCGCGCGGTGCGCTTCGTCCTTGCGACCGCGCTTCGCGAAGCCGGTTACGCCGTCGATGGCTTCGAAAACGCGCGCGACGCACTCGCGGCCTTGCGCGACCGCGGCGCACCGGCGTTGTTGTTCACCGACGTGCGCATGCCGGGCGAAGACGGCCTCGCGTTACTGGACAAGCTGAAAGCCGCCGCGCCGCAATTGCCCGTCATCGTGATGAGCGCCTACACGGACATCGCGAGCACGGCCGGCGCATTCCGCGGCGGTGCTTATGAATTCCTGTCGAAGCCGTTCGACCTCGATGCGGCGGTCGCGCTCGCAGGCCGCGCGATACCGGAGCAGGGGAGTGCGGTCGTCGCGCCTGCGGCCGCGCCCGCCTTCAACACCGACCTGATCGGCGACACACCGGCGATGCGCGCCTTGTTCCGCAGCATCGGGCGACTCGCGCAGGCGCCGTTGTCGGTGCTCATCACCGGCGAGACGGGCACGGGCAAGGAACTCGTCGCGCGCGCCCTGCATCGCGAATCGCCGCGCGCGCATCGCCCCTTCGTCGCGCTCAACACCGCGGCGATCCCCGCAGAGCTGCTCGAAAGCGAACTGTTCGGGCACGAGGCGGGCGCCTTCACGGGCGCGCAGAAGCGCCACGTCGGCCGCTTCGAACAGGCCGACGGCGGCACCCTGTTCCTCGATGAGATCGGCGACATGCCGCTGTCGCTGCAGACGCGCCTGCTGCGCGTGTTGGCCGAAGGCGAGTTCTTCCGCGTCGGCGGCCGCGAACTGATCCGCGTGGACGTGCGCGTGATCGCCGCGACGCACCAGGACCTCGAACGCCTGGTCGCCGACGGCAGGTTCCGCGCGGACGTCCTGCATCGCCTGGATGTCGTGCGCCTGCAATTGCCGCCTCTGCGCGAACGCCGCGACGACGTCCCGGCACTCGCGGAGCGCTTCCTCGCCGCGGCCGCGCGCAAGCTCGACACGCCGGCGAAGAAGTTCACCAAGCCCGCGCTCGAACGCCTGAAGCGCCACGATTGGCCGGGCAACGTGCGTGAACTCGAGAACCTCTGCTGGCGCCTGGTCGCGCTGGCGCCGGGCGACACGATCGGTACCGCAGAGCTCGACGCCGCCTTCGTACGGACGAGCGAACGCGCAGGGCAGGGCGAGGATTGGGAAGTCGGCCTCGCCAGCTGGGCGCGCATGCGCCTGGCCGACGGCGCACCCGACCTGCATGGCGAGGCACTCGCGAAGTTCGAACACGTGCTGTTCGACGCCGCGCTCGAGCATACCCACGGGCACCGGGGCGAAGCCGCGAGCCGGCTTGGACTCGGTCGTAACACGCTCACCCGCAAGCTCGGACCCGGCCGCAAGCGGCCCTGA
- a CDS encoding ATP-binding protein, with amino-acid sequence MAADPAPFDLLTTPVAWTDAEGRIEGANAACARWLGVSAKRLAGVPLAALEFEGEAFARAISGQSDGARLRRIPLAFPGADAPRFADVTLTARETGGWWVEAHPVDEFPGEDPAQLLPSALSAALKGLAHELRNPLAGLKGAAQLLERRVTGDATSSELVALIESEVDRLTGLLDRLLSPAPPRPFEAANIHAVLERVLRLAEADAGWAVRLVRDYDPSLPDVHGDFDRLTQALWNLVRNAIDAGAANITLRTRAEHGVRIGDVPHALALRLEIIDDGRGVPEELAERIFLPLVSGHAAGTGLGLALAQQVAREHRGSLAYRSRPGHTVFTLLLPLWMEAEEGADAV; translated from the coding sequence ATGGCCGCCGACCCCGCCCCCTTCGACCTGCTGACCACCCCGGTGGCCTGGACGGATGCGGAAGGCCGCATCGAAGGGGCAAATGCCGCTTGTGCCCGCTGGCTCGGGGTCAGTGCAAAGCGCTTGGCCGGGGTTCCGCTGGCGGCGTTGGAGTTCGAGGGCGAAGCCTTTGCCCGCGCCATTTCGGGGCAAAGCGACGGGGCCCGGCTCCGCCGCATCCCCCTCGCCTTCCCCGGGGCCGACGCCCCCCGTTTCGCCGACGTCACCCTGACGGCGCGGGAGACCGGGGGCTGGTGGGTCGAGGCGCACCCGGTCGACGAGTTCCCGGGCGAGGATCCCGCGCAACTGCTGCCGAGCGCCTTGTCCGCAGCCCTGAAGGGTCTCGCGCATGAGCTGCGCAATCCCCTCGCGGGTTTGAAGGGCGCGGCGCAGTTGCTCGAGCGGCGCGTGACTGGCGATGCAACATCCAGCGAACTCGTCGCCCTCATCGAATCCGAGGTCGATCGCCTCACCGGCCTGCTCGATCGCCTGCTCTCCCCTGCACCGCCGCGCCCGTTCGAGGCTGCGAACATCCACGCCGTGCTCGAGCGCGTGCTGCGCCTGGCCGAAGCCGACGCGGGTTGGGCCGTACGCCTGGTCCGCGATTACGACCCGTCGCTGCCCGACGTGCACGGCGATTTCGATCGCCTCACGCAGGCGCTCTGGAACCTCGTGCGCAACGCGATCGATGCCGGCGCGGCCAACATCACGCTGCGCACGCGCGCCGAACACGGCGTGCGCATCGGCGACGTCCCGCATGCACTCGCGCTGCGCCTGGAAATCATCGACGACGGACGCGGCGTGCCGGAGGAACTGGCCGAACGCATCTTCCTGCCGCTGGTGAGCGGACATGCGGCGGGGACCGGGCTCGGCCTCGCGCTTGCGCAGCAGGTGGCGCGCGAGCATCGCGGCTCGCTCGCGTATCGCTCGCGGCCGGGGCACACCGTGTTCACCTTGTTGCTGCCCTTGTGGATGGAAGCGGAGGAGGGCGCCGATGCCGTGTGA
- a CDS encoding potassium transporter Kup gives MHAVAAPSRTRFGSLMLGAIGVVFGDIGTSPLYTIKEAFTPHYGLSPDMPTVLGILSLVLWTLIIVITVKYVAVIMRADNEGEGGIMALTALAQRTLPGASKAAYVVGILGVFGAALFFGDGVLTPAISVLSAVEGLEVAAPGLAHWVLPITVGVLVALFATQRFGTERVGKAFGPVIVVWFGALAAIGVTNILRNPQVLHALNPWWGLRFFLDHGPHGMFILGAVVLAVTGGEALYADMGHFGRRPIQMAWNTFVLPSLALNYLGQGALLLANPTAIDNPFYLGVPAWALFPMIGLSTAATVIASQAVISGGYSAARQAIQLGYLPRMTIHHTSHETIGQIYMPTINWLLMIGTVATVIGFGSSTALATAYGVSVTGTMLITSILLIVTMRRRAALPPLVFWPLAALFVLVDVAFLSANMAKFFDGAWFPLLLGVLVFALLRTWGRGRQLLQAEVRKDGLRLDTFLTGLMLAPPARVPGTAVFLTAQPDLVPKALLHNLKHNKVLHERNVLLTVETLAVPFVPLAQRLELAPVADDFYRATLRYGFMESPDVPLALMRCGDDGGFCFDPMETTYFASRESIVAGPRRGMALWRDHIFRFLHRNATPASDFFRIPGTRLVELGAPVEI, from the coding sequence ATGCATGCCGTCGCCGCTCCCTCCCGCACCCGTTTCGGGTCCCTGATGCTTGGTGCCATCGGCGTCGTGTTTGGCGACATCGGCACGAGTCCGCTGTACACCATCAAGGAAGCCTTCACGCCTCACTACGGGCTGTCGCCGGACATGCCGACGGTGCTCGGCATCCTGTCGCTGGTGCTTTGGACCCTGATCATCGTGATCACCGTGAAGTACGTGGCGGTGATCATGCGCGCGGACAACGAAGGCGAAGGCGGGATCATGGCGCTCACCGCACTCGCGCAGCGCACCTTGCCCGGTGCGTCGAAGGCCGCGTATGTCGTGGGCATCCTCGGGGTGTTCGGTGCCGCGTTGTTCTTCGGCGATGGCGTGCTCACGCCTGCGATCTCGGTGTTGTCGGCGGTCGAAGGCCTCGAGGTCGCAGCGCCGGGGCTCGCGCACTGGGTGCTGCCGATCACCGTGGGCGTGCTCGTGGCCCTGTTCGCGACGCAACGCTTCGGCACCGAGCGCGTCGGCAAGGCCTTCGGGCCCGTCATCGTCGTCTGGTTCGGCGCACTCGCCGCCATCGGCGTCACCAACATCCTGCGCAACCCGCAGGTGTTGCACGCGTTGAATCCGTGGTGGGGCCTGCGTTTCTTCCTCGACCACGGCCCGCACGGCATGTTCATCCTCGGCGCGGTGGTGCTTGCAGTGACGGGTGGTGAAGCGCTGTACGCCGACATGGGGCACTTCGGTCGCAGGCCGATCCAGATGGCGTGGAATACCTTCGTGCTGCCGTCGCTCGCGTTGAACTACCTGGGCCAGGGCGCGTTGCTGCTGGCCAATCCGACTGCCATCGACAACCCCTTCTACCTGGGCGTGCCGGCGTGGGCGCTGTTTCCGATGATCGGGCTTTCCACTGCAGCGACGGTCATTGCCTCGCAGGCGGTGATCAGCGGCGGGTATTCCGCGGCGCGCCAGGCGATCCAGCTCGGCTACCTGCCGCGCATGACGATCCACCACACCTCGCACGAAACGATCGGGCAGATCTACATGCCCACGATCAACTGGCTGCTGATGATCGGCACGGTGGCGACGGTGATCGGCTTCGGTAGTTCGACGGCGTTGGCGACGGCTTATGGCGTATCGGTGACAGGCACGATGCTGATCACCAGCATCCTGCTCATCGTGACGATGCGCCGCCGCGCCGCGCTGCCGCCGCTGGTGTTCTGGCCGCTCGCTGCGCTGTTCGTGCTGGTCGACGTGGCCTTCCTGTCGGCGAACATGGCGAAGTTCTTCGACGGCGCATGGTTCCCGCTGCTGCTCGGCGTGCTGGTGTTCGCGCTGCTGCGCACCTGGGGTCGCGGCCGCCAGCTGCTGCAGGCGGAAGTGCGCAAGGACGGCCTGCGCCTCGATACCTTCCTGACCGGCCTGATGCTCGCGCCGCCTGCGCGCGTGCCGGGTACTGCGGTGTTCCTCACCGCGCAGCCCGACCTCGTGCCGAAGGCGCTGCTGCACAACCTCAAGCACAACAAGGTGCTGCATGAGCGCAACGTGCTGCTGACGGTCGAAACCCTGGCGGTGCCGTTCGTGCCCTTGGCGCAGCGACTGGAGCTTGCGCCGGTGGCCGACGACTTTTATCGCGCGACGCTGCGCTACGGCTTCATGGAATCGCCTGACGTCCCGCTCGCACTGATGCGTTGCGGCGACGACGGCGGATTCTGTTTCGATCCGATGGAGACCACGTATTTCGCGAGCCGCGAGTCGATCGTCGCGGGCCCGCGCCGCGGGATGGCGCTGTGGCGCGACCACATCTTTCGTTTCCTCCATCGCAACGCTACGCCGGCCTCCGACTTCTTCCGGATCCCTGGCACCCGCCTGGTGGAGCTGGGCGCGCCGGTCGAGATCTGA
- a CDS encoding DUF4118 domain-containing protein: MDAPAPKRKKRTQPATDFATGLVLAIVGAALATGVAALAERWLGLADVSLVFMLAVLIVATRTRTGPAMVCAVLCFLAYNYFFISPRYTFYVDAPHGVATVVLFLCAAVIAGRLASRLVMQLEALRETNRHTETLERLARALGSATDEANVVAIARAAFAEGLDAEAWLRSDVDQVASTGQHGWWFLPLRAGDQPLGALALKRAPGREAFDIAERRMALAMADDIAQALLRTRLSLALNDARIANETERLRSALLASVSHDLRTPLAAILGAAGSLQASGVAALTDADRDALLDIVRSEGERLDGYIRNLLDMTRIAHGQLVPERDWIGTDELIGAALARLRRAHPEAQVATLIAPDLAPLHVQPALIEQALYNLLDNAVKFAGHAPIAIDAQRTEAGGTRIDVRDRGPGITETERERVFDMFRSMAQGDRGRRGSGLGLAIARGMLRAHGGDVTAGANPDGGGACLRITLPRAPSQPVAPDEDAA, encoded by the coding sequence ATGGATGCCCCCGCACCGAAGCGCAAGAAGCGCACCCAGCCTGCGACCGACTTCGCGACCGGACTCGTGCTCGCCATCGTGGGTGCTGCGCTGGCGACGGGTGTGGCGGCACTCGCCGAACGATGGCTCGGCCTGGCCGATGTGTCGCTGGTGTTCATGCTCGCGGTGCTGATCGTCGCCACGCGCACGCGCACCGGGCCTGCGATGGTCTGCGCGGTGTTGTGCTTCCTCGCCTACAACTACTTCTTCATTTCGCCGCGCTACACCTTCTACGTCGACGCGCCTCATGGCGTTGCGACGGTGGTGCTGTTCCTGTGCGCGGCAGTGATCGCCGGGCGGCTCGCGTCGCGGCTGGTCATGCAATTGGAAGCATTACGCGAAACCAATCGGCATACCGAAACGCTGGAACGCCTGGCGCGCGCGCTCGGCAGCGCGACCGACGAGGCGAATGTCGTCGCCATCGCGCGCGCGGCATTCGCCGAAGGGCTCGATGCCGAAGCGTGGTTGCGCTCCGATGTCGACCAGGTGGCGAGCACGGGCCAGCACGGCTGGTGGTTCCTGCCCTTGCGCGCCGGCGACCAACCGCTCGGCGCACTGGCGCTCAAGCGTGCGCCGGGTCGCGAAGCCTTCGACATCGCCGAACGACGCATGGCGCTGGCGATGGCCGACGACATCGCGCAGGCCCTGCTGCGCACGCGCTTGTCATTGGCCTTGAACGATGCCCGCATCGCCAACGAAACCGAGCGCCTGCGCAGCGCCTTGCTCGCGTCCGTCTCGCATGATCTGCGCACGCCTTTGGCCGCGATCCTCGGCGCCGCCGGCAGCCTGCAGGCGAGCGGCGTGGCCGCCCTCACCGACGCCGACCGCGACGCCCTGCTCGACATCGTGCGCAGCGAAGGCGAGCGCCTCGACGGCTACATCCGCAACCTGCTCGACATGACGCGCATCGCGCACGGGCAACTCGTGCCGGAGCGCGACTGGATCGGCACGGACGAACTGATCGGTGCGGCACTCGCGCGCCTGCGCCGCGCGCATCCAGAAGCGCAGGTCGCCACGTTGATCGCGCCCGACCTTGCGCCGCTGCACGTCCAACCCGCGCTGATCGAACAGGCGCTCTACAACCTGCTGGACAACGCGGTGAAGTTCGCGGGGCACGCGCCCATCGCCATCGACGCGCAGCGCACGGAGGCGGGCGGCACGCGCATCGACGTGCGCGATCGCGGGCCCGGCATCACCGAAACGGAGCGCGAACGCGTGTTCGACATGTTCCGATCGATGGCGCAGGGCGATCGCGGGCGTCGAGGTTCCGGCCTTGGACTCGCGATCGCGCGCGGCATGTTGCGTGCGCATGGCGGCGATGTCACGGCGGGCGCAAACCCCGACGGCGGTGGCGCCTGCCTGCGCATCACCTTGCCGCGTGCGCCTTCGCAACCCGTCGCCCCCGACGAGGACGCAGCTTGA
- a CDS encoding response regulator — MSTTQASAAARVLVIDDEPQIRRFLEIALRAQGYMVAVAETAQAGLEALALQGSEVVILDLGLPDRDGLDALRDLREWSRVPVLVLTVRADEAEKVAALDAGADDYVTKPFGVQELLARLRVLLRARNTPGDAPAMFDDGRLRVDIARRIVTLDGEALVLSRKEFALLALLVRHAGQVVTQPQLLRELWGPTHQQDTHYVRILVAKLRQKLGDDAASPKWIATEPGVGLRFLADA, encoded by the coding sequence TTGAGTACGACGCAGGCCAGCGCCGCCGCGCGCGTGCTCGTCATCGACGACGAGCCGCAGATTCGCCGGTTCCTCGAGATCGCCTTGCGCGCGCAGGGCTACATGGTCGCCGTCGCCGAGACCGCGCAAGCGGGACTGGAAGCGCTCGCGCTGCAGGGCTCGGAGGTGGTGATCCTCGACCTCGGCCTGCCGGATCGCGACGGCCTCGATGCGCTGCGCGATCTCCGCGAGTGGTCGCGCGTGCCGGTGCTCGTGCTCACGGTGCGTGCGGACGAAGCGGAGAAAGTCGCCGCGCTCGACGCTGGCGCGGACGACTACGTCACCAAACCTTTCGGCGTGCAGGAACTGCTCGCACGCCTGCGCGTGCTGTTGCGCGCGCGCAACACGCCGGGCGACGCGCCGGCGATGTTCGACGACGGTCGTTTGCGCGTAGACATTGCACGCCGCATCGTCACGCTCGATGGTGAGGCGCTGGTGCTTTCCCGCAAGGAATTCGCGCTGCTCGCTTTGCTCGTGCGCCATGCGGGACAAGTGGTGACGCAGCCGCAGTTGCTGCGCGAACTCTGGGGTCCGACGCACCAGCAGGACACGCATTACGTGCGCATCCTCGTCGCCAAGTTGCGGCAGAAGCTGGGGGACGATGCGGCGTCGCCGAAGTGGATCGCAACGGAGCCCGGCGTGGGGCTGCGTTTCCTCGCGGACGCTTAG
- the ung gene encoding uracil-DNA glycosylase, protein MSEAAASTGADRIRLEPGWKARVGEYLQREDMQQLRAFLGERLRKGVNVFPPMTQVFAALDATPFGKVKVVVLGQDPYHGVGQAHGLCFSVQRGTPVPPSLENIFKELNRDLGIARPSHGCLTHWAEQGVLLLNSVLTVEEGRAGAHQGKGWEGFTDHIVEVLNREREHLVFLLWGSYAQAKGKMIDTSKHRVLKAPHPSPLSAHRGFIGCGHFSKTNEYLARNGMAPIDWSLPT, encoded by the coding sequence ATGAGCGAAGCGGCGGCGTCCACGGGCGCGGACCGCATCCGCCTGGAGCCGGGCTGGAAGGCGCGCGTCGGCGAGTACCTGCAACGCGAGGACATGCAGCAGTTGCGTGCGTTCCTCGGCGAGCGCCTCCGCAAAGGCGTGAATGTGTTCCCGCCGATGACGCAGGTGTTCGCGGCGCTGGATGCCACGCCGTTCGGCAAGGTGAAGGTCGTCGTCCTCGGGCAGGATCCGTATCACGGCGTCGGGCAGGCGCATGGTTTGTGTTTTTCCGTGCAGCGCGGCACGCCGGTGCCACCGTCGCTCGAGAACATCTTCAAGGAATTGAACCGCGACCTCGGGATCGCGCGGCCCTCGCATGGATGTCTGACCCATTGGGCCGAGCAGGGGGTGTTGCTGCTCAATTCGGTGCTGACCGTGGAGGAAGGCCGCGCAGGTGCGCACCAGGGCAAGGGATGGGAGGGCTTCACCGACCACATCGTCGAAGTCCTGAACCGCGAACGCGAGCACCTGGTGTTCCTGCTGTGGGGCAGCTACGCGCAGGCGAAGGGCAAGATGATCGACACCTCGAAGCATCGCGTGCTGAAGGCGCCGCATCCTTCGCCGCTGTCCGCGCACCGCGGGTTCATCGGATGCGGGCATTTTTCGAAGACCAACGAGTACCTGGCGCGCAACGGAATGGCGCCGATCGACTGGTCGTTGCCCACCTAA
- a CDS encoding response regulator — MNSELRHLISDAPRVMVVDGSKLVRKLVGDVLLKELPNVEVVACAGLAEAQAALASGPFHLVTTSLALPDGDGLALAKAVRTASGQAYVPVIVVSGEVQSRLEDRSLSEDVTDYFDKALGHGALATFIRGYVQPEPVQGARVLYVEDSRVVALATKRMLERQGLTVVHTISAEDALKHLDAHRDSDDAPGADLVLTDVYLKGELSGRDLLGRIRNDFGYGKRQLPVLVMTGDENKENQSNLLREGANDLVLKPIEERLLVTKTLFQLRVAKLPEQRSLDA, encoded by the coding sequence ATGAACAGCGAACTCCGCCACCTGATCAGCGACGCCCCGCGCGTCATGGTCGTCGACGGGTCGAAGCTCGTGCGCAAGCTGGTGGGCGACGTGTTGTTGAAGGAGTTGCCGAACGTGGAAGTGGTGGCGTGCGCCGGCCTGGCCGAAGCGCAGGCCGCACTCGCGAGCGGGCCGTTCCATCTGGTGACCACGTCGCTCGCGCTGCCCGATGGCGATGGCCTCGCGCTCGCGAAGGCGGTGCGCACCGCGTCGGGCCAGGCGTACGTGCCGGTGATCGTGGTGTCCGGCGAAGTGCAATCGCGCCTGGAAGACCGCAGCCTCAGCGAAGACGTCACCGACTATTTCGACAAAGCGCTGGGCCACGGCGCGCTCGCCACCTTCATTCGCGGCTACGTGCAACCCGAGCCCGTGCAGGGTGCGCGCGTGTTGTACGTGGAAGACAGCCGCGTGGTCGCGCTGGCGACCAAGCGCATGCTCGAACGCCAGGGCCTCACGGTCGTGCACACGATCAGCGCGGAAGACGCGCTCAAGCACCTGGACGCGCATCGCGACAGCGACGACGCGCCCGGCGCCGACCTCGTGCTCACCGACGTGTACCTCAAGGGCGAGCTCAGCGGCCGCGACCTGCTCGGCCGCATCCGCAACGACTTCGGCTATGGCAAGCGCCAGTTGCCGGTGCTCGTGATGACGGGCGACGAGAACAAGGAAAACCAGAGCAACCTGTTGCGCGAAGGCGCCAACGACCTGGTGCTCAAGCCGATCGAAGAGCGCCTGCTCGTCACCAAGACGCTGTTCCAGCTCCGCGTGGCGAAGCTGCCGGAGCAGCGCAGCCTCGACGCATGA